The Streptomyces sp. NBC_01775 genome includes a region encoding these proteins:
- a CDS encoding ATP-binding cassette domain-containing protein, which produces MTDTTPETAPADAGAEPLVELSEVSKFYGNIRALEDVSLRVHAGEITCVLGDNGAGKSTLIKIISGLHRHDGGTFRIQGAPAGLGSPREALDRGIATVYQDLAVVPLMPVWRNFFLGSEPSTGRGPFRRLDVPYMRRTTHSELLRMGIDLRDVDQPIGTLSGGERQSVAIARAVHFGAKVLVLDEPTAALGVKQSGVVLKYVAAARDAGLGVVLITHNPHHAYLVGDRFVLLKRGAMAGAYEKDDLELDELVRQMAGGSELEELSHELER; this is translated from the coding sequence ATGACCGACACGACCCCCGAGACCGCCCCGGCGGACGCCGGCGCCGAGCCGCTGGTGGAGCTGAGCGAGGTCAGCAAGTTCTACGGCAACATCCGCGCGCTGGAGGACGTCTCCTTGCGGGTGCACGCCGGGGAGATCACCTGCGTCCTCGGCGACAACGGCGCGGGCAAGTCCACCCTCATCAAGATCATCTCCGGGCTGCACCGGCACGACGGCGGCACCTTCCGCATCCAGGGCGCCCCCGCCGGCCTCGGCTCCCCCCGCGAGGCACTGGACCGGGGCATCGCCACGGTCTACCAGGACCTCGCCGTGGTCCCCCTCATGCCTGTGTGGCGCAACTTCTTCCTCGGCTCCGAGCCCAGCACGGGGCGGGGCCCCTTCCGCCGCCTCGACGTGCCGTACATGCGCCGCACCACCCACAGCGAGCTGCTGCGCATGGGCATCGACCTGCGCGACGTCGACCAGCCGATCGGGACGCTCTCCGGCGGCGAGCGGCAGTCCGTCGCCATCGCCCGCGCCGTGCACTTCGGAGCGAAGGTGCTCGTCCTGGACGAGCCGACGGCGGCGCTCGGCGTCAAGCAGAGCGGCGTCGTCCTGAAGTACGTCGCCGCCGCGCGGGACGCCGGGCTCGGCGTGGTCCTCATCACGCACAACCCGCACCACGCGTACCTGGTCGGAGACCGCTTCGTCCTCCTGAAGCGGGGGGCGATGGCCGGCGCGTACGAGAAGGACGACCTGGAGCTGGATGAGCTGGTGCGGCAGATGGCGGGCGGCAGCGAATTGGAAGAGCTGAGCCATGAGCTGGAACGCTGA
- a CDS encoding ABC transporter permease, which yields MTVTEKTGTPGEPGEPGKPAPQPEKVDERLVQRSLPARLMRRPELGAVVGAIALFVFFGLVADSFLRPSSLSTVLYFSSTIGIMAVPVALLMIGGEFDLSTGVMVTSSALVSSMFSYQMTANVWVGVGVSLLVTLAIGFFNGFMLTRTKLPSFIITLATFLMLTGLNLGLTKLISRTVTTKTIGDMEGFDSARQVFASQVTLGSVDLQITVLWWVVLVAVATWILLRTRAGNWIFAVGGGVDAARAVGVPVARTKIGLYLGVAFAAWISGQHLLFNYDTVQSGEGVGNELIYIAAAVIGGCLLTGGYGSAVGAAVGALIFGMSNKGIIYAQWNPDWFKFFLGAMLLLATLLNAWIRKRAEATR from the coding sequence ATGACGGTCACGGAGAAAACAGGCACACCGGGAGAGCCGGGGGAGCCGGGCAAGCCGGCGCCCCAGCCGGAGAAGGTCGACGAGCGGCTGGTGCAGCGCTCGCTGCCCGCCCGGCTGATGCGCAGGCCCGAGCTGGGCGCGGTGGTGGGCGCCATCGCGCTGTTCGTCTTCTTCGGGCTGGTCGCCGACAGCTTCCTGCGGCCCTCCAGCCTCTCCACGGTGCTCTACTTCTCCTCCACGATCGGGATCATGGCCGTCCCCGTGGCGCTGCTGATGATCGGCGGCGAGTTCGACCTGTCGACCGGCGTCATGGTGACCTCCTCGGCGCTGGTCTCCTCGATGTTCAGCTACCAGATGACGGCGAACGTGTGGGTCGGCGTGGGGGTCTCGCTGCTGGTCACCTTGGCCATCGGCTTCTTCAACGGCTTCATGCTGACCCGCACCAAGCTGCCGAGCTTCATCATCACGCTCGCCACCTTCCTGATGCTGACGGGCCTCAACCTCGGCCTCACCAAGCTGATCAGCCGCACCGTCACCACCAAGACCATCGGCGACATGGAGGGCTTCGACTCCGCGCGGCAGGTCTTCGCCTCGCAGGTGACGCTGGGCAGCGTCGACCTCCAGATCACCGTGCTGTGGTGGGTGGTGCTGGTGGCCGTGGCGACGTGGATCCTCCTGCGCACCAGAGCGGGCAACTGGATCTTCGCCGTCGGCGGGGGAGTGGACGCGGCCCGCGCGGTCGGCGTCCCCGTGGCCCGCACCAAGATCGGGCTCTACCTGGGTGTCGCGTTCGCCGCCTGGATCTCGGGCCAGCATCTGCTGTTCAACTACGACACGGTCCAGTCCGGCGAGGGCGTCGGCAACGAGCTGATCTACATCGCAGCGGCCGTCATCGGCGGCTGCCTGCTGACCGGCGGCTACGGCTCGGCCGTGGGGGCCGCCGTCGGCGCCCTCATCTTCGGCATGAGCAACAAGGGCATCATCTACGCGCAGTGGAACCCGGACTGGTTCAAGTTCTTCCTGGGCGCGATGCTGCTGCTCGCGACGCTCCTGAACGCGTGGATCCGTAAGCGGGCGGAGGCGACCCGATGA
- a CDS encoding sugar ABC transporter substrate-binding protein translates to MAAVVAAVAGLAGCSSTGGKRAEDARNQAASGKANVTTPRWKVAMVTHSGDGDTYWDIVQSGAKQAAAKDNIEFLYSHDKEAGRQAQLVQTAIDKRVDGLIVTLAKPDAMKGVVKKAIKAGIPVITVNSGQEESRSFGALTHIGQDEVLAGEAVGRELNDRGRKKAICLMHEQGNVGHEQRCDGIEKTFDGKVKDLYVDGTNMPGVQSSVEAKLQSDKKIDTVVTLGAPFAATAAAAKDDAGSKAEIDTFDLNDKVAAGLKDGSIGFAVDQQPYLQGYEAVDLLWLHRFNADMLGGGKPVLTGPQILTKKDAGKLEELTKRGTR, encoded by the coding sequence ATGGCCGCGGTCGTCGCGGCGGTGGCCGGGCTCGCCGGGTGCAGCAGCACCGGCGGCAAGAGGGCGGAGGACGCCCGTAACCAGGCCGCCTCCGGCAAGGCCAACGTCACCACCCCGCGCTGGAAGGTCGCCATGGTGACGCACTCGGGCGACGGCGACACCTACTGGGACATCGTCCAGAGCGGCGCCAAGCAGGCGGCGGCCAAGGACAACATCGAGTTCCTCTACTCGCACGACAAGGAGGCGGGCCGCCAGGCGCAGCTCGTCCAGACCGCGATCGACAAGAGGGTCGACGGGCTGATCGTCACGCTGGCCAAGCCGGACGCGATGAAGGGTGTCGTCAAGAAGGCGATCAAGGCAGGCATTCCGGTCATCACGGTCAACTCGGGCCAGGAGGAGTCGCGCTCCTTCGGTGCCCTGACCCACATCGGCCAGGACGAGGTGCTGGCCGGCGAGGCCGTGGGCCGCGAGCTGAACGACCGGGGCCGCAAGAAGGCGATCTGCCTCATGCACGAGCAGGGCAACGTCGGTCACGAGCAGCGCTGCGACGGCATCGAGAAGACCTTCGACGGCAAGGTCAAGGACCTGTACGTGGACGGCACCAACATGCCCGGCGTCCAGTCGTCCGTGGAGGCCAAGCTCCAGTCCGACAAGAAGATCGACACCGTCGTCACCCTCGGCGCGCCCTTCGCGGCCACCGCCGCCGCTGCCAAGGACGACGCGGGCAGCAAGGCGGAGATCGACACCTTCGACCTCAACGACAAGGTCGCCGCCGGCCTCAAGGACGGCTCCATCGGCTTCGCCGTCGACCAGCAGCCCTACCTCCAGGGCTACGAGGCCGTGGACCTGCTCTGGCTCCACCGCTTCAACGCCGACATGCTCGGCGGCGGCAAGCCCGTGCTCACCGGCCCGCAGATCCTCACCAAGAAGGACGCGGGCAAGCTGGAAGAGCTGACGAAGCGGGGGACCCGATGA
- a CDS encoding sugar ABC transporter substrate-binding protein produces MTHRRTALRAAALTAAVVVMASASACSGSGGKKSEDDDGGGGRGGKGVDTPRLTIAMVTHSGEGDTFWDIVQSGAKQAARKDNVRFDYSNNKEAGQQAQLVQSAIDKKVDGLIVTLAKPDALKSVIRKAVKAGIPVITINSGAQYSTEVGALTHIGQDEAVAGEAVGEQLNKRKKKKALCVIHEQGNVSLEERCEGAKKTFDGDLDTVNVDGTSMPGVQSSVEAKLQSDKDIDSVITLGAPFAATSAKAKEKAGSDAEVDTFDLNAQVVKELKAKRIGFAVDQQPYLQGYEAVDLLWLHRYNANALGGGKPVLTGPEIVTRDQVPRLEKYTARGTR; encoded by the coding sequence ATGACGCACAGACGTACGGCACTCAGGGCGGCAGCCCTCACAGCAGCGGTGGTCGTCATGGCGAGCGCGAGCGCGTGCAGCGGCTCGGGCGGCAAGAAGAGCGAGGACGACGACGGCGGAGGCGGACGCGGCGGCAAGGGCGTGGACACCCCGCGGCTGACGATCGCCATGGTGACGCACTCGGGCGAGGGCGACACCTTCTGGGACATCGTCCAAAGCGGGGCCAAGCAGGCGGCCCGCAAGGACAACGTCCGCTTCGACTACTCCAACAACAAGGAGGCGGGCCAGCAGGCCCAGCTGGTGCAGTCGGCCATTGACAAGAAGGTGGACGGGCTCATCGTCACTCTCGCGAAGCCGGACGCCCTCAAGTCCGTGATCCGCAAGGCGGTCAAGGCCGGCATTCCGGTCATCACGATCAACTCCGGTGCGCAGTACTCCACCGAGGTCGGCGCTCTCACCCACATCGGCCAGGACGAGGCCGTCGCGGGCGAGGCGGTGGGCGAGCAGCTCAACAAGCGCAAGAAGAAGAAGGCGCTGTGCGTCATCCATGAGCAGGGCAATGTCTCGCTGGAGGAGCGCTGCGAGGGGGCGAAGAAGACCTTCGACGGCGACCTGGACACGGTGAACGTGGACGGCACCAGCATGCCCGGCGTCCAGTCGTCCGTGGAGGCCAAGCTCCAGTCGGACAAGGACATCGACTCCGTCATCACGCTGGGTGCCCCCTTCGCCGCCACCTCGGCCAAGGCCAAGGAGAAGGCGGGCAGCGACGCCGAGGTCGACACGTTCGACCTGAACGCGCAGGTCGTCAAGGAGCTGAAGGCCAAGCGCATCGGCTTCGCCGTCGACCAGCAGCCCTACCTCCAGGGTTACGAGGCGGTGGACCTGCTCTGGCTCCACCGCTACAACGCCAACGCCCTGGGCGGCGGAAAACCGGTGCTGACCGGGCCCGAGATCGTCACGCGGGACCAGGTGCCGAGGCTGGAGAAGTACACCGCGCGCGGAACGCGGTAG
- a CDS encoding GntR family transcriptional regulator: protein MDLQLSVDRASPVPLYFQLSQQLESAVERGQLAPGSLLGNEIELAGRLGLSRPTVRQAIQSLVDKGLLVRRRGIGTQVVHSQVKRPMELSSLYDDLEAAGQRPATRVLRQGTEEATAEVAVALAVPEGTEVRRVERLRLTHGEPMAYLCNHLPVDLLSLEQDELETTGLYRLMRGAGVTLHSARQTVGARVADAREGELLGEPEGAPVLTMQRTTYDDTGRPVEYGSHLYRASRYSFEFQLLVRP from the coding sequence GTGGACCTCCAGCTCAGTGTGGACCGTGCGAGCCCCGTCCCGCTCTACTTCCAGCTCTCCCAGCAGCTGGAGTCCGCCGTCGAGCGCGGACAGCTCGCCCCTGGCAGCCTCCTGGGCAACGAGATCGAGCTGGCCGGACGCCTCGGCCTCTCCCGCCCCACGGTCCGTCAGGCCATCCAGTCGCTGGTCGACAAGGGGCTGCTGGTGCGGCGCCGGGGCATCGGCACGCAGGTCGTGCACAGCCAGGTCAAGCGCCCCATGGAGCTGAGCAGCCTTTATGACGACCTGGAGGCGGCCGGACAGCGCCCCGCCACCCGGGTGCTGCGGCAGGGTACGGAGGAGGCCACGGCGGAGGTCGCCGTCGCGCTGGCCGTCCCGGAGGGCACAGAAGTACGAAGGGTGGAGCGGCTGCGGCTGACGCACGGCGAGCCGATGGCATACCTGTGCAACCACCTGCCGGTGGACCTGCTGTCCCTGGAACAGGACGAGCTGGAGACCACGGGGCTCTACCGGCTGATGCGGGGCGCGGGGGTGACGCTGCACTCGGCGCGGCAGACCGTCGGCGCGCGGGTCGCCGACGCCCGGGAGGGCGAGCTGCTGGGCGAGCCGGAGGGCGCTCCGGTGCTGACGATGCAGCGCACGACGTACGACGACACGGGCCGCCCGGTGGAATACGGCTCACACCTGTACCGCGCCTCCCGCTACTCCTTCGAATTCCAGCTTTTGGTGCGGCCCTGA
- a CDS encoding Gfo/Idh/MocA family protein, whose amino-acid sequence MRIGLIGTGRIGTLHARTLSAHPEVTELVVADADPMRAVEVAAALDATPVPTVAELFSLDIHAVVIASATASHAELIRTAAERGLPVFCEKPVALDLAGTREALHAVEEAGTLLQIGFMRRFDAGYTAAREAVRAGRLGRLHTVRALTSDPAPPPAAYLPLSGGLYRDCLVHDFDAIRWVTGREIVSVYAAGSQAGPAMFAEAGDVDTAAALLTLDDGTLCTATATRVNGAGYDVRMELAGERDQFAVGLDARTPLTSLEPTAAPAPGKPWPGFLDRFGPAYEAEITAFVRALRGEIPNPCDGQEALAALLAAEACELSRATSTPVEVATLATPAPLAPREDGDRRGERPTPPVTKA is encoded by the coding sequence ATGCGCATCGGACTCATCGGAACCGGCCGGATCGGCACCTTGCACGCCCGCACGCTCAGCGCGCACCCGGAAGTGACCGAGCTGGTGGTCGCCGACGCGGATCCCATGCGGGCCGTCGAGGTCGCCGCAGCGCTGGACGCGACGCCGGTGCCGACCGTCGCCGAGCTGTTCTCGCTGGACATCCACGCCGTGGTGATCGCCTCCGCCACCGCCTCGCACGCCGAGCTGATCCGCACCGCGGCCGAGCGTGGCCTGCCGGTCTTCTGCGAGAAGCCCGTCGCCCTCGACCTGGCCGGCACCCGCGAGGCCCTGCACGCCGTGGAAGAGGCGGGCACCCTGTTGCAGATCGGCTTCATGCGGCGCTTCGACGCGGGCTACACGGCCGCGCGCGAGGCCGTACGCGCCGGGCGCCTGGGCAGGCTGCACACGGTGCGCGCCCTCACCTCCGACCCGGCGCCGCCGCCCGCCGCCTACCTCCCGCTCTCCGGAGGGCTCTACCGCGACTGCCTGGTGCACGACTTCGACGCGATCCGGTGGGTGACCGGCCGCGAGATCGTCTCGGTGTACGCGGCCGGCTCGCAGGCGGGCCCCGCCATGTTCGCCGAGGCCGGTGACGTGGACACGGCCGCCGCGCTGCTGACGCTGGACGACGGCACGCTGTGCACGGCGACGGCCACCCGCGTCAACGGGGCCGGGTACGACGTACGGATGGAGCTGGCCGGTGAGCGCGACCAGTTCGCGGTGGGGCTGGACGCGCGCACCCCGCTCACCTCGCTGGAGCCCACCGCGGCGCCCGCCCCCGGCAAGCCCTGGCCCGGCTTCCTCGACCGCTTCGGGCCGGCCTACGAGGCGGAGATCACCGCGTTCGTCAGGGCCCTGCGCGGGGAGATCCCCAACCCCTGCGACGGCCAGGAGGCGCTGGCGGCGCTGCTGGCGGCCGAAGCCTGCGAGCTGTCCCGCGCCACCAGCACCCCGGTGGAGGTCGCCACGCTGGCGACCCCGGCCCCGCTGGCCCCCCGCGAGGACGGCGACCGGCGCGGGGAGCGGCCCACCCCGCCCGTCACAAAGGCTTGA
- a CDS encoding GNAT family N-acetyltransferase encodes MRISQCREEDVELLDQHIPFRGAAADHGLRYARQREGRGAFLVAWDEGRPVGSCEIRWEGCAAPEVRAAHPVCPEVNGLGAWPETLRSQGIGTKLLREAERLATGRGCPDIGLGVEKNHPRASALYRRLGYLASVPYLDCWFYEDGAGVTHRVADARVFMVKPL; translated from the coding sequence ATGAGGATCAGCCAGTGCCGGGAAGAAGACGTCGAACTCCTCGACCAGCACATACCGTTCCGCGGAGCGGCTGCCGACCACGGGCTCCGCTACGCACGGCAGCGGGAGGGGCGCGGCGCCTTCCTCGTCGCCTGGGACGAAGGGCGGCCCGTCGGCAGCTGCGAGATCCGCTGGGAGGGGTGCGCGGCGCCCGAGGTGCGCGCTGCGCACCCCGTGTGTCCCGAGGTGAACGGCCTCGGGGCGTGGCCCGAGACCCTGCGCTCCCAGGGCATCGGCACGAAGCTGCTCCGGGAGGCGGAGCGCCTCGCGACCGGGCGCGGCTGCCCGGACATCGGCCTGGGCGTCGAGAAGAACCATCCCCGCGCCAGCGCGCTCTACCGGCGCCTGGGCTATCTCGCTTCCGTGCCGTACCTCGACTGCTGGTTCTACGAGGACGGCGCCGGTGTCACGCACCGGGTGGCCGACGCCCGGGTGTTCATGGTCAAGCCTTTGTGA
- a CDS encoding bifunctional 4-hydroxy-2-oxoglutarate aldolase/2-dehydro-3-deoxy-phosphogluconate aldolase, translating into MYRWEITRAALAQRVFAIVRAQNYEKATALADTLLAAGITSLEISLTTPYALEAISTLRRETGDDSVIGAGTVLDGASARLAVDAGARFLVSPSLDAEVIRTGHRYGVPVFPGVASPTEMVNALELGADALKLFPASAHGPGWLRQVRAALPQAPVLPTGGITVEAAPEWIAAGAAACGMGGALTEGDRETVAKRVTELLQRLEDAVPAGERTGLRP; encoded by the coding sequence GTGTATCGCTGGGAGATCACCAGGGCCGCGCTGGCACAGCGCGTCTTCGCCATCGTTCGCGCGCAGAACTACGAGAAGGCGACGGCGCTGGCCGACACCCTCCTCGCCGCCGGAATCACCAGCCTGGAGATCTCGCTGACCACGCCGTACGCGCTGGAGGCGATCAGCACCCTGCGCCGCGAGACCGGCGACGACTCGGTGATCGGCGCGGGCACGGTGCTCGACGGCGCCTCCGCCCGGCTCGCCGTCGACGCGGGTGCCAGGTTCCTGGTCTCGCCGAGCCTGGACGCCGAGGTCATACGCACCGGCCACCGCTACGGCGTACCCGTCTTCCCCGGCGTCGCCAGCCCCACCGAGATGGTCAACGCGCTGGAGCTGGGCGCCGACGCGCTCAAGCTCTTCCCCGCCTCCGCGCACGGCCCCGGCTGGCTGCGCCAGGTACGCGCCGCGCTGCCGCAGGCCCCCGTGCTGCCGACCGGCGGCATCACCGTCGAGGCGGCCCCCGAGTGGATCGCGGCGGGCGCCGCGGCCTGCGGCATGGGCGGCGCGCTCACCGAGGGGGACCGCGAGACCGTCGCCAAGCGTGTCACCGAGCTCCTCCAGCGCCTGGAGGACGCCGTCCCCGCAGGGGAGCGCACCGGCCTCCGGCCCTGA
- a CDS encoding sugar kinase produces the protein MLLMLAEPGLPLERATHFRRSVAGAESNVASGLARLGHWARWIGRVGDDPAGEAVLRELRADGVDVSCAEMDPESPTGLLLRDSHPQRSIDVQYYRTGSAASLLSPAQITPEALAGVRLVHVTGITPMLSESAEQATHTLVERARQAGAAVSFDPNVRRKLGSEHEWIRRVGPLLREADLVLAGEDELELLLGAGPDEGAKALLTLGRASTVVVKRRDHSVVAHSTEGQWVQEPFDVPVTDPVGAGDAFAAGWLSARLRGLDQSSALAEAACVAALVIQAPGDTDGLPTAAARDRALNAFVRGTDPVHR, from the coding sequence ATGCTGCTGATGCTCGCCGAACCCGGCCTTCCTCTCGAACGCGCCACGCACTTCCGCCGTTCCGTGGCCGGCGCCGAATCCAACGTCGCCTCCGGCCTCGCGCGGCTGGGGCACTGGGCGCGGTGGATCGGCCGCGTCGGGGACGACCCGGCGGGCGAGGCCGTGCTGCGCGAGCTGCGCGCCGACGGAGTCGACGTCTCCTGCGCCGAGATGGACCCCGAGTCACCCACCGGATTGCTGCTGCGCGACAGCCACCCCCAGCGCTCCATCGACGTGCAGTACTACCGCACGGGCTCCGCCGCCTCACTGCTCAGCCCCGCGCAGATCACCCCCGAAGCCCTGGCCGGGGTGCGGCTGGTGCACGTGACCGGCATCACCCCCATGCTCTCCGAGTCCGCCGAACAGGCCACGCACACCCTCGTCGAGCGCGCCAGACAGGCGGGCGCCGCCGTCTCGTTCGACCCCAACGTGCGCCGCAAGCTGGGCAGCGAGCACGAGTGGATACGCCGCGTCGGGCCCCTGCTGCGCGAAGCCGATCTCGTCCTCGCGGGGGAGGACGAGCTGGAGCTGCTGCTGGGCGCCGGGCCGGACGAAGGAGCCAAGGCACTGCTGACCCTCGGCCGGGCCAGCACGGTCGTGGTCAAGCGGCGCGACCACAGCGTCGTCGCGCACAGCACCGAAGGGCAGTGGGTGCAGGAGCCCTTCGATGTGCCCGTGACCGACCCCGTGGGCGCGGGCGACGCGTTCGCCGCCGGCTGGCTGTCCGCACGGCTGCGCGGACTCGACCAGTCGAGCGCCCTCGCGGAGGCGGCGTGTGTGGCAGCGTTGGTCATCCAGGCACCGGGTGACACCGACGGACTGCCCACCGCCGCGGCCCGCGACCGGGCGCTCAACGCCTTTGTCCGGGGCACCGATCCGGTGCACCGCTGA
- a CDS encoding ribonuclease — translation MRFPPRIARAGALGALTATLLLGAPALTTATAAPPPTAAATVSVQDVGDICQSKLPAEAHDTLDLIEKGGPYPYPQDGTVFQNREGILPDQSQGYYHEYTVKTPGSDDRGARRIVTGDKEQEDYYTADHYASFDLVDYSC, via the coding sequence ATGAGATTCCCCCCACGCATCGCACGCGCCGGAGCACTGGGCGCTCTCACCGCCACCCTTCTCCTCGGCGCCCCCGCCCTCACCACGGCCACCGCCGCACCGCCCCCCACGGCGGCGGCGACGGTCTCCGTCCAGGACGTCGGCGACATCTGCCAGTCCAAGCTGCCGGCCGAGGCGCACGACACCCTCGACCTGATCGAGAAGGGCGGCCCCTACCCCTACCCGCAGGACGGCACCGTCTTCCAGAACCGCGAGGGCATCCTGCCGGACCAGAGCCAGGGCTACTACCACGAGTACACCGTCAAGACCCCCGGCTCGGACGACCGGGGCGCCCGCCGCATCGTCACGGGCGACAAGGAGCAGGAGGACTACTACACCGCCGACCACTACGCGTCGTTCGATCTGGTCGACTACTCCTGCTGA
- the alc gene encoding allantoicase, whose amino-acid sequence MTAATTAGVPSYTGDAEPYDGGDTYADYRAPEAGLPFAHLPDLADRRLGATVIAANDEFFAERENLLKPGRPEFDPTAFAHKGKVMDGWETRRRRGLSAERPHPAADDHDWALVRLGAPGVVRGLLVDTAHFRGNYPQAVSVEATSVPGTPSPEELLADDVKWTTLVPRTAVGGHAANGFAVTEERRFTHLRVRQYPDGGIARLRVYGEVVPDPAWLTALGTFDLLALENGGRAEDASDRFFSPPVHTVLPGRSQKMDEGWETRRRRDDGHDWLSYALAGQGLVRAVEIDTACYKGNSAGWASLVGKNAESGESAESGEWVELLPRTRLQPDTVHRFLLTDAPAVTHVRLDIFPDGGVARLRLHGSLTSEGVRRLTARYAELG is encoded by the coding sequence ATGACAGCGGCGACGACCGCGGGTGTTCCCAGCTACACCGGAGACGCGGAGCCCTACGACGGGGGCGACACCTACGCCGACTACCGCGCCCCGGAAGCCGGGCTTCCCTTCGCCCACCTTCCCGACCTGGCCGACCGCAGGCTGGGCGCCACTGTCATCGCCGCCAACGACGAGTTCTTCGCCGAGCGCGAGAACCTCCTCAAGCCCGGCAGGCCCGAGTTCGACCCGACGGCGTTCGCGCACAAGGGCAAGGTCATGGACGGCTGGGAGACCCGCCGCAGGCGCGGCCTCTCCGCCGAGCGGCCCCACCCCGCCGCCGACGACCACGACTGGGCGCTCGTACGGCTAGGCGCCCCCGGCGTCGTCCGGGGCCTGCTCGTGGACACCGCGCACTTTCGCGGCAACTACCCCCAGGCGGTCTCGGTCGAGGCCACCTCCGTGCCCGGCACGCCCTCGCCCGAGGAGCTGCTCGCGGACGACGTGAAGTGGACGACGCTCGTGCCCAGGACGGCGGTCGGCGGCCACGCGGCCAACGGCTTCGCCGTCACCGAGGAGCGCCGCTTCACCCACCTGCGGGTGCGGCAGTATCCCGACGGCGGCATCGCGCGCCTGCGGGTGTACGGCGAGGTCGTGCCCGACCCGGCGTGGCTGACCGCGCTCGGCACCTTCGACCTGCTGGCGCTGGAGAACGGCGGCCGGGCCGAGGACGCCTCCGACCGCTTCTTCTCGCCGCCGGTACACACCGTGCTGCCCGGCCGCTCGCAGAAGATGGACGAGGGCTGGGAGACCCGCCGCCGCCGCGACGACGGCCACGACTGGCTGAGCTACGCCCTCGCCGGGCAGGGCCTCGTGCGCGCCGTGGAGATCGACACCGCCTGCTACAAGGGCAATTCGGCGGGCTGGGCGAGCCTCGTCGGCAAGAACGCGGAGAGCGGGGAGAGCGCGGAGAGCGGCGAGTGGGTCGAACTGCTGCCCCGTACCCGCCTCCAGCCCGACACCGTCCACCGCTTCCTGCTCACGGACGCTCCGGCGGTCACCCATGTACGCCTGGACATCTTTCCCGACGGCGGCGTGGCCCGGCTGCGCCTGCACGGCTCGCTCACCTCCGAGGGCGTCAGGCGTCTGACGGCCCGCTACGCCGAGCTGGGCTGA